Part of the Candidatus Spechtbacteria bacterium genome, ACAAGGCCAATTGAGCTTGGCGCTGATATTGTAGCGCATTCAGCGACAAAATATATTTGTGGCAATTCCACTGCCCTCGGCGGGGTTATTGTAGGCAAGAAAGCATTGATTGACGGCATTCGCGTCGGCGTGTATCGCGATATTGGCCCGACGCTTGCGCCGATGAACGCGTGGCTTATGCTTAACGGCCTTGGAACGCTTGCCATGCGCATGGAAAATCACTCGCGCAATGCGCAAGCCGTCGCGGAATTTTTGCAAGCGCATCATAAAATTAGCCGCGTGTTTTATCCCGGGCTTTCAAATTCGCCATATCGCGCGCTTGTGGACAAGCAAATGCAAGGTAATGCGAGCGCCCTGCTTGCGTTTGAAATGAAGGGAACAAAGGCGGGATGCTCTAAATTTATTGAGGCGCTTGAGCTTACGACTCACGCCGCGCATCTTGGCGACATTAGAACCCTTGCCATTCATCCCGCATCAACGACGCATGAACAATTGTCGGCGGAAGCAAAAAAGAAAGCCCATATTTCTGATACGCTGGTGCGCATGTCCATTGGCCTTGAGGACGTTGGCGACATTATCGCGGATATTCGCAACGCGCTAACCAAAGTCTAATCATTATATGGTTGAAGCTATCCATCCACGCATCGTTATTCTTCTTGGCCGCTCCGGGGCGGGTAAGGGAACGCAAGCAAAATTATTGCAGGAAAAATACGGACTTACCTATATGGGGTCCGGCGATTTATTAAGGGAACGCGCGACACACGACGATTTTTCCGGAAAAAAAATTCACACCGTGCTTGCAAGCGGCGGATTCTCTCCCACAATTTTTATCGCGAAACTCTGGATGGACAAGTTTGAAGAGTTTAAGCAGTTAGAAAATTTTAAGGGCGTTCTTTTTGACGGCAGCCCGCGAAAATTATTGGAAGCCCAGCTTATCGATCAGGCAATTGCGTGGTATGAGTGGGAGGGCGACCAACGCGTGTTCCTGCTTGATATTCCGCGTGACGTAGCATACCAGCGATTGATCGATCGCCGTATTTGCAAAGCCTGTTCGTTTGTTACTTCTATTCATGAAACGCCGGATACAAGCTGCCCAACATGTCATAATTCGTTAGATATACGTTTTGATGATAAGCCCGACCTTATTAATTCACGTCTTGATCTTTTTGAAAGCGAAGTTGAGCCCGTGGTAGAGTATTATGAGAAGAATAATCGCCTAACACGCATTAACGGTGTTGGCGAAATTTCCGAAATATTTGAATCTATTTGTAAGTATTTATAATATTATTGAATCACAGCAATATGACATCGACTGATCAGAAAATTGCCGTTATTCTCCTTGGTCCTCCCGGCGCGGGCAAGGGGACGCAAGCAGAGCGTCTTGCGAAAAAATTTAGTTTACACATGGTTGCGACCAGCGCAATTTTACATGAAAAAATAAAAAATGCAGTTGATGATCCAGAAGCGCAAGAAGCAAAAAGAGTTATGGAGCGTGGCGAATTAGTAGATTCAAAACTGGTGACAAAATGGATTATTGAAGAGATCGCGCATCTTGCTGAAAAAGGCGCCAGTATTATTTTTGACGGATCGCCCCGTACGCTCTATGAAGCAGAGCAGGAATATTATGCCCTAAAAAGAGAGTATGATGATAATATTTACGTTTTTTTTATCAGTATACCAGAAGAAGAAATTATTTTTCGCAATGTACACCGCAGAACATGCGAGCAATGCAAGCGGTCGCTCATCTATTCCGAAGAAACCGAACGCCTTACCGCGTGTCCTTATTGCGGAGGGAAGCTTATCCATCGCGTTGACGACGATCCGGAAGTAATCAAGGCGCGCATAGAGCAATATAATAGCCGCACTATGCCCGTAGTGAATTATTTTAAAGATAAGAAAATACTTATTGAGATAGATGGTAAACAATCCGTGGACATGGTGTTTGAAGATATTGTGGAGAGTATAATGAAATAAAAATTGTCAGCCTCTGGCTGAAAGTTTTTCATTTGTTTAACATGTCAAAAGTTATCATCAAAACTCCACAGGAAATAGAGCTGATGCGCGCGAGTGGACGTATTGCCGCGGAAATCTTGAAAGACTTGCAAGAGCACGCAAAGCCGGGCGTTACGACTATGGAACTTAACGCGCGCGCGATTGAGCTTGTTGGGCTACGCAACAAGCAGCTAGGCGGTGTGAAAGTGGCATTTAAGGGATATGAAGGTTTTCCCGCGGCAGCGTGCACTTCGCTTAATGAAATTATCGTACATGGTGTGCCAAATAAAGTGCCGTTGAAAGAGGGCGATAGTCTCGGTCTTGATTTTGGCGTAACTTACAAAGGATGGTACTCGGATACCGCGATAACAATTCCC contains:
- a CDS encoding O-acetylhomoserine aminocarboxypropyltransferase/cysteine synthase, which gives rise to MPVKKFVPKLRSKKKYSFATKALHSGYKAGVWDASLVPPLYLGVAHEFESTKFANDVFTGRREGFVYGRINNPTCDIFEKRMAELENGEAAIGTASGMAAIFVTSIALSSAGDEIVSSDRVYGGTFHLFSDTLPRLGIKVNFVKNPHAVSSWEAAITPKTKFLYVETPSNPVLDVFDIEMLANLANKHHLPLVVDSTIASPALTRPIELGADIVAHSATKYICGNSTALGGVIVGKKALIDGIRVGVYRDIGPTLAPMNAWLMLNGLGTLAMRMENHSRNAQAVAEFLQAHHKISRVFYPGLSNSPYRALVDKQMQGNASALLAFEMKGTKAGCSKFIEALELTTHAAHLGDIRTLAIHPASTTHEQLSAEAKKKAHISDTLVRMSIGLEDVGDIIADIRNALTKV
- a CDS encoding nucleoside monophosphate kinase, with the protein product MVEAIHPRIVILLGRSGAGKGTQAKLLQEKYGLTYMGSGDLLRERATHDDFSGKKIHTVLASGGFSPTIFIAKLWMDKFEEFKQLENFKGVLFDGSPRKLLEAQLIDQAIAWYEWEGDQRVFLLDIPRDVAYQRLIDRRICKACSFVTSIHETPDTSCPTCHNSLDIRFDDKPDLINSRLDLFESEVEPVVEYYEKNNRLTRINGVGEISEIFESICKYL
- a CDS encoding nucleoside monophosphate kinase, with the translated sequence MTSTDQKIAVILLGPPGAGKGTQAERLAKKFSLHMVATSAILHEKIKNAVDDPEAQEAKRVMERGELVDSKLVTKWIIEEIAHLAEKGASIIFDGSPRTLYEAEQEYYALKREYDDNIYVFFISIPEEEIIFRNVHRRTCEQCKRSLIYSEETERLTACPYCGGKLIHRVDDDPEVIKARIEQYNSRTMPVVNYFKDKKILIEIDGKQSVDMVFEDIVESIMK